One window of the Sulfurospirillum arsenophilum NBRC 109478 genome contains the following:
- a CDS encoding pilus assembly FimT family protein: MKKAFTMLELVFVIMIVGILSYFVSSSFQRNPLREAADQVVSHIRYTQHLAMQDDTFASNDSAWYRKRWQVRFSTAGGVQSYAIMSDINSDGNPNASVGGIIEVAKDPLNPIQYLIGTPTTSFFNNTKPEFMNKKLDLTSTYGVTRITVAGGGTGSTANRILFDSMGRPYRGDTNALNGGVIASPSDRIAMTPITVTLIDSNLNTMVITIEPETGYTHIL; this comes from the coding sequence ATGAAAAAAGCGTTTACAATGCTTGAGCTCGTGTTTGTTATTATGATTGTCGGCATTTTATCGTATTTCGTTTCTTCTAGTTTTCAACGCAACCCTCTAAGAGAAGCTGCCGACCAAGTTGTCAGTCATATCCGCTATACTCAACACCTTGCTATGCAGGATGATACATTTGCCTCTAATGATTCTGCATGGTATAGAAAAAGATGGCAAGTTCGTTTTTCTACAGCGGGCGGAGTCCAATCATATGCCATTATGTCCGATATCAATAGTGATGGTAACCCAAATGCTTCTGTTGGTGGTATTATTGAAGTTGCGAAAGATCCTTTAAATCCGATTCAATATCTTATTGGCACGCCTACAACCTCTTTTTTTAATAATACAAAGCCAGAATTTATGAATAAAAAATTAGATTTAACAAGTACATATGGTGTTACAAGAATTACGGTCGCAGGTGGTGGCACAGGTTCAACTGCAAATAGAATTCTTTTCGATTCGATGGGACGACCATATAGGGGAGATACTAATGCTTTAAATGGAGGAGTCATAGCAAGTCCTTCAGATCGAATTGCTATGACTCCCATTACAGTTACTTTAATAGATAGTAATTTGAATACTATGGTGATTACAATTGAGCCTGAAACAGGTTACACACACATTTTATAA
- a CDS encoding ArnT family glycosyltransferase: MRERLYLLLILILSGALLTYGTQSISISHDEANIFFNGTNIVHYLALYSTQLLGQNDFALRLPFILLHLASIILLYKIGKLFLKKRVDRIFSVAIYALLPGVNGIALLVNSGIVVIFFSLLFTYLYLKEYKVVSQFVLVVCLFVDNSFAIFYIALFVYALMKRKTDLLLLTLILFGTSMYLYGFDTGGKPKGYFIDTLGVYAIVFSPLLFLYFVYAMYRILIKEEKNLLWYISFFSLVVSLLLSLRQRLLLEDFAPFVVLSVPLMIKVFFNSYRVRLPAFRKLHTIFFVIVLVSLFANTMLSFFNKPLYAYMDDPSKHFAINYDIAKELADALKAKGITKVMTKDDKLALRLKFYNIERGGAYKLTTQREIDEGFEKIDIAYYGRTVKTFYLYRVN; this comes from the coding sequence ATGAGAGAGAGACTTTATTTACTCCTTATCCTTATTCTAAGTGGTGCTTTACTGACCTATGGTACGCAAAGTATTTCCATTAGTCACGATGAGGCAAATATCTTTTTTAATGGTACAAACATTGTTCACTACCTTGCGCTCTATTCAACACAACTGCTAGGACAAAATGACTTTGCACTGCGTTTGCCATTTATCCTTTTACATCTTGCTTCCATCATTTTACTCTATAAAATCGGCAAACTCTTTTTAAAAAAGCGGGTTGATCGTATCTTCTCTGTTGCCATTTATGCCCTTTTACCAGGCGTTAATGGTATTGCACTGTTGGTCAATAGTGGTATCGTCGTTATCTTCTTTAGTCTTTTGTTTACTTACTTATATCTCAAAGAGTATAAAGTCGTTTCTCAATTCGTGCTCGTCGTGTGTCTTTTTGTCGATAACTCTTTTGCTATTTTTTATATTGCATTGTTCGTCTATGCATTAATGAAACGCAAAACTGACCTGTTGCTTTTAACACTTATACTGTTTGGCACATCCATGTATCTGTACGGTTTTGATACAGGTGGAAAACCCAAAGGCTATTTTATAGATACCTTAGGTGTTTATGCGATTGTCTTTTCTCCATTACTTTTTTTATACTTTGTTTATGCCATGTACCGCATTCTTATTAAAGAAGAAAAAAACCTTTTATGGTATATCTCCTTCTTTTCTCTGGTCGTTTCATTGCTTCTCTCTTTACGCCAGCGTCTACTGCTCGAAGATTTCGCTCCTTTTGTGGTACTTTCCGTTCCCTTGATGATTAAAGTCTTTTTTAACAGTTACCGTGTCAGACTCCCCGCATTTCGTAAACTGCATACAATTTTCTTTGTAATCGTGCTTGTTTCCTTATTTGCCAATACAATGCTAAGCTTCTTTAACAAACCTTTGTATGCGTATATGGATGATCCATCTAAACATTTTGCCATTAACTATGACATTGCCAAAGAGCTAGCCGATGCGCTTAAAGCCAAAGGCATTACTAAAGTGATGACGAAAGATGATAAATTGGCTCTTAGACTTAAGTTCTATAATATAGAACGTGGTGGAGCATATAAACTCACAACCCAAAGAGAGATAGACGAGGGGTTTGAAAAGATCGATATTGCTTACTATGGTAGAACGGTTAAAACCTTTTATCTTTACAGAGTTAATTAA
- a CDS encoding aminodeoxychorismate/anthranilate synthase component II, producing MVLMIDNYDSFTYNIVQYCLELGADLKVIRNDELSIEEIEALNPSKIIISPGPATPNEAGVSLDVIKHFGGKIPILGICLGHQAIGQAFGGKVVRAKRMMHGKTSTTKQLHNSCLFDGLPETFTTTRYHSLTVEQEGLPDVVIPTAYSTDDHEIMALQIKDKQIYGVQFHPESILSEHGHAILNNFLKL from the coding sequence ATGGTTTTAATGATAGACAATTATGACAGCTTTACCTACAATATCGTGCAGTACTGCTTAGAGCTCGGTGCCGATCTTAAAGTCATTCGCAATGATGAACTCAGCATCGAAGAGATCGAAGCGCTTAATCCTTCGAAAATTATCATCTCTCCAGGTCCTGCAACCCCCAATGAAGCAGGGGTCAGCCTCGATGTTATCAAACACTTTGGCGGTAAAATCCCTATTTTAGGCATTTGTCTAGGTCATCAGGCGATTGGACAAGCCTTTGGCGGTAAAGTGGTACGTGCTAAACGCATGATGCACGGCAAAACATCTACAACCAAACAACTTCACAACAGTTGCCTCTTTGATGGGCTTCCTGAAACCTTTACCACAACACGTTACCACTCGTTGACAGTAGAGCAAGAAGGGCTTCCTGATGTTGTGATTCCAACGGCGTACAGTACAGATGATCACGAAATTATGGCATTGCAAATCAAAGACAAACAAATTTATGGCGTTCAATTTCACCCAGAGTCCATTTTGAGCGAACATGGACATGCCATCTTAAATAATTTCTTAAAACTATGA
- the citG gene encoding triphosphoribosyl-dephospho-CoA synthase CitG → MIGKPTSIDAILRAKEERAFKQKELLARFPEASLISLSINIPSSIKLSHEAIVVHECAHQSILSMLEEERIELLTFESKIAPTGAESLFTCKAEAKILKAFTCKLENTHPLGRLMDIDVLDFRGEVLSRSALGFAKRQCFVCGDEAQLCARAQKHTYRELTLHINALVAEHAFANSMALWCERAMKTEVELTPKPGLVDRTNSGAHRDMDIHTFYASIEAIKPFVVQWIQTAQTYAYEDAKQSFVRLRKIGVGCEKAMFEATKGVNTHKGMIFCLAVLCGAIGRIRGRKQSFTCKSLQAQMQALCDNLVEDDLLHVKPNSAGARFFYETGSAGIRGIAQSGFAIVFERALPFFEARKQEEGEEIALKKTLLLLISLLDDSTLWSRGGVEGLNYAKTRADELLHVKSKMENLDTLLNDFDVDMTLKNLSPGGSADLLAMTWLLAQIVNF, encoded by the coding sequence ATGATAGGCAAACCAACATCGATAGACGCCATTTTAAGAGCCAAGGAGGAGCGTGCTTTCAAGCAAAAAGAGCTTTTAGCACGCTTCCCTGAAGCTTCTCTTATCTCCCTTTCCATTAACATTCCCAGTTCCATCAAACTCTCGCATGAAGCCATTGTTGTACATGAGTGCGCGCATCAAAGTATTCTTTCAATGTTAGAAGAAGAGCGCATTGAACTGTTGACTTTTGAGTCAAAAATAGCACCCACAGGAGCAGAATCTCTCTTTACATGTAAAGCCGAAGCCAAGATACTCAAAGCCTTTACATGTAAACTTGAAAACACCCATCCACTAGGGCGTTTGATGGATATTGATGTGCTGGATTTTAGAGGGGAAGTTCTCTCACGAAGTGCGCTTGGATTTGCAAAACGCCAATGTTTTGTCTGCGGTGATGAAGCACAGCTCTGTGCAAGGGCTCAAAAACACACTTATCGTGAACTTACCTTACATATTAATGCACTTGTAGCTGAACATGCTTTTGCCAACTCAATGGCTTTATGGTGTGAACGCGCTATGAAAACCGAAGTGGAACTCACTCCCAAACCTGGATTGGTCGATCGAACCAACAGTGGCGCACACCGTGATATGGACATTCATACGTTTTATGCCAGCATTGAAGCCATCAAGCCGTTTGTTGTGCAGTGGATTCAAACAGCGCAAACCTATGCCTATGAAGATGCCAAACAGAGTTTTGTAAGACTGCGCAAAATTGGCGTTGGTTGTGAAAAAGCGATGTTTGAAGCCACAAAAGGTGTGAATACCCACAAAGGAATGATCTTCTGTTTGGCCGTTTTATGTGGTGCCATCGGTCGTATCAGAGGGAGAAAGCAAAGCTTTACATGTAAAAGCTTACAAGCCCAAATGCAAGCACTGTGCGACAATTTGGTCGAGGATGATCTTTTACATGTAAAGCCGAACAGTGCAGGGGCACGCTTCTTTTATGAAACGGGCAGTGCGGGCATTCGTGGCATCGCACAGAGTGGTTTTGCGATTGTTTTTGAGCGAGCTTTGCCATTTTTTGAAGCGCGTAAACAGGAGGAGGGCGAAGAGATAGCCCTGAAAAAGACACTGCTTTTACTCATTTCATTGCTTGATGATAGCACACTGTGGTCACGAGGTGGCGTGGAAGGACTCAATTACGCTAAAACAAGGGCAGATGAGCTTTTACATGTAAAGAGTAAAATGGAAAACTTGGACACACTTTTAAATGATTTTGATGTGGATATGACGCTTAAAAATCTTTCTCCTGGAGGCAGTGCTGATCTTCTGGCAATGACGTGGCTACTGGCGCAGATAGTCAATTTTTAA
- the citF gene encoding citrate lyase subunit alpha produces the protein MKDLQKQFKTENLTSVNAPFFTCKEKKKGEDRRAKLCESIEEAIKRSGLRDGMTISFHHAFRGGDLLINNVMNIIAKMGFKNLTLASSSLASVHDPIIEHIKSGVVTQLYTSGLRSKLGEAISKGLMEKPVQIHSHGGRVHLLQSGELKIDVAFLGVPVCDAFGNANGYSGRSKCGSLGYAMIDAQYADYVVVLTESLEEYPNVPASLHQDQVDAVVVVEEVGDPSKIGAGETRMTTNPKELLLASHTAKLIEHSGLFKEGFSIQTGTGGASLATTVFLSEKMEEKGIHASFGLGGITGTMVYMLKRGLIKTLLDVQSFDEFAAKSLGENKNHIEISANEYANPSSKGASIKQLDIVVLSALEVDLDFNVNVITGSKGFLRGASGGHSDTAAEAKLSIIVAPLTRGRLPTVTKRVNTIVTPGCSVDVVVTDQGIAVNPKNIELKARLKKAGLQIVEMQELYDRAIALCGEPAEIKYTDKVVAVIRYRDGSVIDVVKQLA, from the coding sequence ATGAAAGATCTACAAAAACAGTTTAAAACTGAAAATTTAACCTCTGTTAATGCGCCTTTTTTTACATGTAAAGAAAAAAAGAAAGGTGAAGACCGAAGGGCAAAGCTGTGTGAAAGCATTGAAGAAGCTATAAAACGCTCAGGTTTACGAGACGGCATGACCATCTCCTTTCACCATGCATTTCGCGGTGGCGATCTTTTGATTAACAACGTGATGAACATCATCGCTAAAATGGGCTTTAAAAACCTTACATTGGCGTCTAGTTCACTGGCTTCAGTGCACGATCCTATTATCGAACATATTAAAAGCGGGGTGGTAACACAACTCTATACTTCGGGGCTTCGTAGTAAACTGGGTGAAGCCATCTCTAAAGGATTGATGGAAAAACCTGTACAAATTCACTCGCACGGTGGACGTGTACATTTGCTTCAATCGGGCGAGCTTAAAATCGATGTGGCCTTTTTAGGAGTGCCTGTGTGCGATGCATTTGGCAATGCCAATGGTTATTCAGGTCGCTCAAAATGTGGCTCTTTAGGTTACGCGATGATCGATGCGCAGTACGCCGACTATGTTGTTGTCTTGACCGAGTCTTTAGAAGAGTACCCCAATGTGCCTGCTAGTCTTCATCAAGATCAAGTGGATGCTGTAGTTGTAGTAGAAGAGGTGGGTGATCCTTCTAAAATCGGTGCGGGTGAAACCCGTATGACGACCAATCCTAAAGAGCTTTTATTGGCGAGTCATACGGCTAAACTTATTGAGCATTCAGGACTTTTCAAAGAGGGCTTTAGCATTCAAACAGGAACGGGTGGCGCCTCGCTTGCCACGACTGTCTTTTTAAGTGAAAAGATGGAAGAGAAGGGTATTCACGCTAGTTTTGGACTGGGTGGCATCACCGGTACGATGGTCTATATGCTCAAACGTGGTCTCATCAAAACGCTTCTTGATGTCCAAAGTTTTGATGAATTTGCCGCGAAATCTTTGGGGGAAAATAAAAACCACATCGAAATCAGCGCGAACGAATACGCCAATCCAAGCTCCAAAGGTGCTTCTATTAAACAACTAGACATCGTTGTTTTAAGTGCCCTTGAGGTCGATCTTGATTTTAATGTCAATGTCATCACAGGATCAAAAGGCTTTTTACGAGGAGCTTCTGGTGGACACAGTGACACGGCAGCGGAAGCAAAACTCTCCATCATCGTAGCACCGCTCACACGCGGACGCCTTCCGACGGTGACAAAACGGGTCAATACCATCGTAACACCAGGTTGTAGCGTGGATGTTGTCGTGACCGATCAAGGCATTGCGGTCAATCCTAAAAATATAGAGCTTAAAGCACGCCTTAAAAAAGCAGGGCTTCAAATTGTTGAGATGCAAGAACTTTATGACCGCGCCATTGCTTTGTGCGGTGAGCCTGCTGAGATCAAATACACGGATAAAGTCGTTGCGGTCATTCGCTACCGTGATGGCTCGGTCATTGACGTGGTGAAACAACTCGCGTAA
- a CDS encoding aldolase/citrate lyase family protein: protein MKQKLRRSMLFVPGSNTGMVCNAFIYKPDTVMFDLEDSVALSEKDSARMMVFHALQHFTYKNIETAVRVNPLNSPFGLLDLEASIRAGVDIIRLPKTDTVDDVLEMEQEISHIENRIGKGKKTMLLAAIESALGVVNAVDIARCSKRLMGIALGAEDFVRDLHTQRTKEGHELMAARNQILLAARAAKIGAFDSVFSDVKDKEGFMHEVDLIKGLGFDGKSLINPTQIPWLHSAFAPSQKNINWAIEVLEAAKDAKERGLGVISLDGKMVDAPIILRAEWIMDLARASGVLGEEQ from the coding sequence ATGAAACAAAAACTACGAAGAAGTATGCTCTTTGTACCAGGTTCTAACACGGGAATGGTCTGTAACGCGTTTATCTACAAGCCAGACACGGTGATGTTTGACCTTGAAGACTCCGTTGCTCTCAGTGAAAAAGACTCAGCACGCATGATGGTTTTTCATGCTCTGCAACACTTTACGTACAAAAACATTGAAACAGCGGTACGTGTCAATCCTCTCAATTCTCCTTTTGGTCTTTTAGACTTAGAGGCGTCTATACGAGCTGGCGTGGATATTATCCGTCTTCCAAAAACAGACACCGTGGATGATGTATTAGAGATGGAACAAGAGATCTCACACATTGAAAATCGTATCGGGAAAGGGAAGAAGACGATGCTTTTGGCCGCCATTGAAAGTGCCCTTGGTGTAGTCAATGCTGTGGATATTGCCAGATGTTCCAAGCGTCTGATGGGCATTGCTTTGGGTGCAGAAGATTTTGTGCGTGACCTTCATACCCAACGAACCAAAGAGGGACATGAGCTTATGGCAGCACGAAATCAAATCTTACTCGCGGCACGTGCGGCAAAAATCGGCGCCTTTGACTCTGTCTTTTCGGATGTCAAAGACAAAGAGGGGTTTATGCACGAAGTAGATCTGATCAAAGGGCTTGGTTTTGATGGAAAATCACTTATCAACCCCACTCAAATCCCATGGCTTCACAGTGCCTTTGCCCCAAGTCAGAAAAATATCAACTGGGCAATAGAGGTTCTCGAAGCTGCCAAAGATGCGAAAGAGCGTGGACTTGGCGTTATTTCACTTGATGGTAAAATGGTCGATGCACCTATTATTTTACGTGCAGAGTGGATTATGGATTTGGCGCGTGCGTCTGGTGTTTTAGGAGAAGAGCAATGA
- the citD gene encoding citrate lyase acyl carrier protein, with product MSKKLETAHAGTLESSDAFVRVIPIDEKGIVIELESSVEEIYGDAIRALILEAATAMKVDGIKLIVQDKGALDYVIKARVQTAILRSSGENEPDWSALS from the coding sequence ATGAGCAAAAAACTAGAGACCGCGCATGCTGGAACACTCGAATCAAGCGATGCGTTTGTCCGTGTGATTCCCATTGATGAAAAAGGAATCGTGATTGAGTTGGAGAGTAGTGTTGAAGAGATTTATGGTGATGCTATACGCGCTCTGATTTTAGAGGCGGCAACGGCTATGAAAGTAGATGGGATCAAGTTGATCGTTCAAGACAAAGGAGCGCTGGATTATGTTATCAAAGCGCGTGTTCAAACGGCTATTTTAAGATCATCTGGCGAGAATGAGCCTGATTGGAGTGCATTATCATGA
- the citC gene encoding [citrate (pro-3S)-lyase] ligase has translation MSFVFSEIPHTSTVRRQKVNDFLQSVDLEMSEDVEIFVIAKEDDRIVACGGLSGKVLKNIALDESIRGEGLALSLMSELLKVAFREGRHDLFLFTKPDYEEVFESCGFKYIEQADHQVILMENSYNIDLYKKRLRKYKHSGDVVGSIVMNCNPFTLGHRYLVEQACESSEWVHLFVVKEDASFFTFKDRYRLICEGLEDLENLTIHEGSDYIISKATFPTYFIKDKRQIDSLYTELDLNIFRNHLAPQLGITHRYVGVEPLCAVTNEYNQQMKKLLVRPSEFPAIEVVELGRIEYGGEPISASRVRKLMQQNRLEDILPLVPPTTYALIVKMMSKEEVK, from the coding sequence ATGAGTTTTGTCTTTTCTGAAATTCCCCATACCAGCACCGTAAGACGGCAAAAGGTCAATGACTTTTTGCAAAGTGTTGATCTGGAAATGTCAGAAGATGTCGAAATTTTCGTGATCGCCAAGGAAGATGATCGCATCGTTGCCTGTGGAGGGCTTAGTGGTAAAGTGCTTAAAAACATTGCACTGGATGAGTCCATCAGAGGGGAAGGCTTAGCACTAAGCCTAATGAGCGAGCTATTGAAAGTGGCGTTTCGCGAAGGCAGGCATGATCTATTTTTATTTACGAAACCAGACTATGAGGAGGTTTTTGAATCGTGTGGGTTTAAGTATATTGAGCAAGCAGATCATCAAGTCATTTTGATGGAGAACAGCTATAATATCGATCTGTATAAAAAAAGATTGCGTAAGTATAAACATTCGGGTGATGTGGTTGGCAGCATCGTGATGAATTGCAATCCTTTTACCTTGGGGCATCGTTATTTGGTGGAGCAAGCGTGTGAAAGCTCCGAGTGGGTACATCTGTTTGTGGTGAAGGAAGATGCTTCCTTTTTTACGTTTAAAGATCGTTACCGCCTGATTTGCGAAGGCTTGGAAGATCTTGAAAATCTCACGATACATGAGGGTTCAGACTATATTATCTCTAAAGCGACGTTTCCGACTTATTTTATTAAGGACAAACGTCAGATCGACTCACTCTATACCGAGCTTGATCTCAATATCTTTAGAAATCATTTAGCCCCACAATTGGGCATTACACACCGATATGTTGGTGTTGAACCTTTATGTGCCGTGACCAATGAATATAACCAACAGATGAAAAAATTACTTGTTCGCCCGAGTGAATTTCCAGCCATTGAGGTGGTTGAGCTTGGACGCATTGAGTATGGTGGTGAGCCAATTTCGGCTTCGAGAGTCAGAAAATTGATGCAACAAAACCGTTTGGAAGATATCTTACCATTGGTGCCTCCCACAACGTACGCGTTGATTGTGAAAATGATGTCTAAAGAGGAAGTAAAATGA
- a CDS encoding AbrB family transcriptional regulator yields MQWFKGFLPVIASLFIGILGAILFSFINVPLPWLLGSIVAIALVSRFPNIPLRSPKLFSAPARAVLGITIGSAFNPTILHYLGDFVSSIVLILPFVLLITFCGMIYYWKWLKFDKMTAYFSSMPGGLLEMVTLAEVMGANVYKVTMTQSVRLLCIVFTLPFIIQTLSHVPLDGRVNITQPLFQSDLHEMLILIFCAILGWWGALKLKIPGGTMIGPMILGAIVYSSGIVHSRPPNEIIKLIQLILGTTVGFVFVGVTCKEIAKVFAQTLGYFALLALISALFVFVVSEMTEFPLISILLAFSPGGQSEMNLIAIIVGANLPYVALHHIVRMFLVMSVAPVFVKFLRKKEDK; encoded by the coding sequence ATGCAATGGTTTAAAGGCTTTTTACCTGTAATAGCATCGCTTTTTATAGGGATTTTAGGAGCCATACTTTTCTCTTTTATCAACGTACCATTGCCATGGCTTTTGGGCTCAATTGTAGCTATTGCCCTTGTCAGCCGTTTTCCCAACATTCCCCTTCGTTCCCCAAAACTCTTTTCCGCCCCTGCACGAGCTGTGCTTGGTATTACCATCGGTAGTGCCTTTAATCCTACGATTTTACACTATTTGGGAGACTTCGTCTCTAGCATTGTTTTAATTTTACCGTTTGTGCTTCTGATTACTTTTTGTGGAATGATTTACTATTGGAAGTGGCTTAAGTTCGATAAGATGACTGCCTATTTCAGCTCCATGCCAGGAGGCCTTTTGGAGATGGTAACGTTAGCCGAAGTCATGGGTGCAAACGTTTATAAAGTCACCATGACACAATCCGTTCGACTTTTATGCATTGTTTTTACACTGCCTTTTATCATACAAACGCTCTCTCATGTCCCTTTGGATGGTAGAGTCAATATTACGCAGCCTCTTTTTCAGAGTGACCTTCATGAGATGCTGATTTTAATCTTCTGTGCGATTCTTGGTTGGTGGGGTGCTTTAAAGCTCAAAATTCCAGGTGGTACGATGATTGGACCTATGATTTTAGGCGCCATTGTGTATAGCTCAGGTATTGTCCATTCTCGCCCACCCAATGAGATTATTAAACTGATTCAACTTATTCTTGGAACAACGGTAGGTTTTGTCTTTGTCGGTGTTACATGTAAAGAAATTGCTAAAGTTTTTGCGCAAACGTTGGGTTATTTTGCCCTTTTAGCGCTTATTTCAGCACTCTTTGTGTTTGTAGTTTCAGAGATGACCGAGTTTCCCCTTATCTCCATTTTGTTAGCTTTTTCACCAGGCGGTCAGTCTGAAATGAACTTAATAGCGATCATTGTAGGAGCGAATTTGCCGTATGTTGCGCTTCATCATATTGTGAGAATGTTTTTAGTCATGAGTGTTGCACCTGTTTTTGTGAAATTTTTACGTAAAAAAGAAGACAAATGA